One window of Micropterus dolomieu isolate WLL.071019.BEF.003 ecotype Adirondacks linkage group LG13, ASM2129224v1, whole genome shotgun sequence genomic DNA carries:
- the LOC123981904 gene encoding growth arrest and DNA damage-inducible protein GADD45 gamma-like, with protein MTLEEVLIQKPERAQCTGKALEEVLVSAKDNDSLTVGVYECAKIMNLDPDSVSFCVLAMDEEFECDIALQIHFTLIQSFCFDNDISIVRVSDMQRLAEIVGDKAEQLEDAHCVLITNPADGSWQDPALEKLHLFCEESRRLNDWVPEINLPEP; from the exons ATGACTCTTGAGGAGGTTCTGATCCAGAAACCCGAGCGTGCTCAGTGCACCGGCAAAGCCCTGGAGGAGGTCTTGGTGTCCGCTAAAGACAACGACTCCCTCACCGTCGGTGTCTACGAGTGCGCCAAAATCATGAATCT TGACCCGGACAGTGTGTCTTTCTGCGTCCTGGCCATGGATGAGGAGTTTGAGTGTGACATCGCTCTGCAGATCCACTTCACCCTCATCCAGTCCTTCTGCTTCGACAACGACATCAGCATCGTCAGAGTGAGCGACATGCAGCGTCTGGCTGAGATTGTTGGCGACAAGGCGGAGCAGCTTGAAGATGCCCACTGCGTCCTCATCACG AACCCAGCTGATGGGTCTTGGCAGGACCCTGCTCTAGAGAAGCTGCACCTGTTCTGTGAGGAGAGCCGCCGTCTGAACGACTGGGTTCCTGAGATCAACCTCCCCGAGCCTTGA
- the LOC123981888 gene encoding growth arrest and DNA damage-inducible protein GADD45 gamma-like, with translation MQSPGKSLKEALLCAQSEDRLTVGVYESAKIMTDDPDSVSFCVLAMDEEFECDIALQIHFTLIQSFCFDNDISIVRVSDMQRLAEIVGDKAEQLEDAHCVLITNPADGSWEDPALEKLHLFCEESRRLNDWVPEINLPEP, from the exons ATGCAGTCTCCTGGAAAATCTCTGAAAGAAGCTCTGCTCTGTGCTCAGAGCGAGGATCGACTCACTGTTGGAGTCTACGAGAGCGCTAAAATTATGACTGA TGACCCGGACAGTGTGTCTTTCTGCGTCCTGGCCATGGATGAGGAGTTTGAGTGTGACATCGCTCTGCAGATCCACTTCACCCTCATCCAGTCCTTCTGCTTCGACAACGACATCAGCATCGTCAGAGTGAGCGACATGCAGCGTCTGGCTGAGATTGTTGGCGACAAGGCGGAGCAGCTTGAAGATGCCCACTGCGTCCTCATCACG AACCCAGCTGATGGGTCTTGGGAGGACCCTGCTCTAGAGAAGCTGCACCTGTTCTGTGAGGAGAGCCGCCGTCTGAACGACTGGGTTCCTGAGATCAACCTCCCCGAGCCTTGA
- the nim1kb gene encoding serine/threonine-protein kinase NIM1 has protein sequence MPGREYQVTSTKRHHSLYSLTDSSDVGPEDEEAAVPLQLTPLQKLTTDMCKDDKTIKELIIGRRVGFYKVRGEIGCGTFSRVKLAFHALTKDKVALKIVDKTRLDLQAQRLLSREISSMECLQHPNVVRLYEVVELPSRLYLVLEYAGGGDLHNRICNEGKLSDNTSKTTFAQIISAIKYMHNINIFHRDLKAENVLFTSNGCVKVADFGFSTRVPNRSDILDTFCGSPPYAAPELFRDECYLGPPVDVWAMGVLLFFMVTGTMPFRAETLGKLRRCIIEGAYTIPPWVPGPCQRLIKGILKVVPADRYAIDQMLGCDWLLPVEFPWLCMPHDSASPMQTLLDSESGDMEEQQEEVRSTLEELGFTMEHLRNNQPRDSRSPVTGVHRILLHRAQKRRGYDTPPVVRGMVRDPKREGLRAYRGLRHTSKFCVLS, from the exons ATGCCTGGAAGGGAGTACCAGGTGACGAGCACCAAGCGCCACCACAGCCTCTACAGCCTGACGGACAGCTCCGATGTCGGCCCCGAGGACGAGGAGGCCGCCGTCCCGCTGCAGCTCACCCCCCTGCAGAAGCTCACCACCGACATGTGCAAGGACGACAAGACCATCAAGGAGCTGATCATAGGCCGCAGGGTGGGCTTCTACAAGGTCCGCGGGGAGATCGGCTGTGGGACCTTCTCCAGAGTCAAACTGGCGTTCCATGCTCTGACTAAAG ACAAAGTGGCCCTGAAGATTGTCGACAAGACGAGGTTGGACCTTCAGGCCCAGCGTCTGCTCTCCAGGGAGATCAGCAGCATGGAGTGCCTCCAGCACCCCAACGTGGTCCGTCTGTACGAGGTAGTGGAGTTGCCGAGCCGGCTTTACCTGGTGCTGGAGTACGCAGGAGGAGGAGACCTCCACAACAGGATCTGCAACGAGGGAAAACTGTCTGACAACACCAGCAAGACCACCTTCGCCCAGATCATTTCTGCCATCAAATATATG CACAACATCAACATCTTTCACCGGGACCTGAAGGCGGAGAACGTTCTGTTCACCAGCAACGGCTGTGTGAAGGTGGCTGACTTTGGATTCAGCACGCGGGTTCCAAACCGCAGCGACATCCTTGACACCTTCTGTGGCTCTCCGCCCTACGCCGCCCCCGAGCTCTTCAGGGACGAGTGCTACCTGGGGCCCCCAGTGGACGTGTGGGCCATGGGGGTCCTGCTTTTCTTCATGGTGACCGGCACCATGCCGTTCCGAGCTGAGACCTTGGGGAAGCTGCGGCGCTGCATCATCGAAGGCGCCTACACCATCCCTCCCTGGGTGCCCGGCCCCTGCCAGAGGCTCATCAAGGGCATCTTGAAGGTGGTCCCTGCTGACCGTTACGCCATTGACCAGATGCTGGGCTGCGATTGGCTCTTACCTGTCGAGTTTCCCTGGTTGTGTATGCCTCACGATTCAGCGAGCCCTATGCAGACACTGCTGGACTCAGAGAGCGGGGAcatggaggagcagcaggaggaggtcaGGAGCACGCTGGAGGAGCTCGGCTTTACCATGGAGCACCTCCGGAACAATCAGCCCAGAGACAGCCGCAGCCCTGTCACCGGGGTTCATCGAATCCTGCTGCACCGAGCCCAGAAAAGGAGGGGCTACGACACTCCCCCAGTGGTCCGAGGGATGGTGAGGGACCCCAAAAGGGAAGGGCTCCGGGCCTACAGGGGCCTCAGACATACCTCCAAATTCTGTGTGCTTTCATAA